In the genome of Silurus meridionalis isolate SWU-2019-XX chromosome 17, ASM1480568v1, whole genome shotgun sequence, the window CACAATCCCTCTCTCTGCGCTCCGCCCCCTTCGTTCCTTTAACAGGACTGTATCTAGTCCGCCGAGGCTCCGCCCACCATCTATCTATAGGAACATTTTCGGTGATATACAGCCGATGCTGGAGCAGTCGCTTGGACAAGTTGCTCCTGcttgtacatatttatatatatattaaaaacaaaacaggaattGTTTAAGGTAAAGGTTTTATCTCTGCTTTTCTGTTATAGGCTGATCTTATGTGTTAGCATGTTCAGTTAGCTGGTGTAAACTGTGCTTTATTCATGAGCGCACATGTTCCTAAACATGTGGTCATTCTGCTCAGTGTAAAGAGTCTAGAAACTagaactatatattatatatattatatttttgttcgGGGAAAAGTTAACCTATAACGTGGTTAATCCAATTATTACAAACATAAAAGTTCTATAATAGGTAGCTCATTATGAATTACTCAGGTCATTGTATTATGGAGTTATGTGTTGTTGTATTGATGGTACTGTGGCTCCTAGAAAACAGTTATATGACGACCTTGAAGCTTCTAACATGTATTACAATCCGTTTATATGCACCAAGTGATAGTGTGATTAGAATCAGCATCATTTAaagcatcagtaaaaacaatgCACATAAGGTGTAATAATGTGTCAGAAGATTAAATGTTTAGGATTTGAGTTGGTTCCCATGCTAGAGTGTCAAAAACAAGCAACAGTTTAACCCTTGAATAACACTTTAAAACTAGTGATGGATGGGTTGTTgtcatgattattttattaactgGAGGGAACCTACATAGTCTGTGTGATTGGTGATGGCCGAGGGATTAGTTGGACAAAAAATGGGCGTTACACATGGTGAAAAGATGGCATATAGAGATTGTTCTTTGACTGTGGTTTTGGGTGAAAACTTTCAATGGAAGTTCCTggctttatttcagcagaataatgtttttggtttttgacGGCAATACCTTGGAACTtgaactttcttttctttggcaTCATTTTGTTGATGAATTTGTTGCTTTTGGTATTAACTGACCATGACAGAAGTGGGAATCATGGTGAACCAGCGGGAGGAGAACGGCTGGCAGGCGTTAAAAAGCGACTCGAGCGGAGCAAGTAACAGCGGCGAGAGCTCCAAGGAGAGCTCCAGGTGCTCGACCCCTGTCGGCGAATCGGACCGCGGAACCCGGCTGAGGGACAAGATGAGACGTCGCATTGAGTCCGGGGACCGATGGTTCTCCCTCGAGTTCTTCCCTCCACGCACAGCCGGCGGTGCTGTCAACCTGATTTCCAGGTGAGTTctacatctttttttcttctctgggttctctggtttccttacTTCTGCCACTCATGCCAGTCATGCTAGTAAATAGGTGATATTGAATGAGTGTAATGATCTTGCCCAGAGAATGAAAGACCAAATGTATTAAATTCTCTACATCAGGGACAGCAAggtgattttatttcattattataactttttttttgattatCAAAATTTGTTTGTATAGTTTTTCAGATGTAAGAACATGACTTTGAGCAGAAATAGGcaaaaaaaatttgtggacaccaaaACACTATCTTTCCCAAATTCTTGCCCCCAAGTTAGAATAATTGTTTGTACAATATAAGAAGTCTTTATATGCAGTAGCTTTACACTACTCTTTACTCTGGTACTCGGTGCTCCTGTGAACAAAGTGAGCGCCATGATTTTTGTTAGATTGGCGTGGTAGAACCTTTCCACACAGAGCATGACTTCACGAATGCCCTTGTTGCTGTATGTGTAAATTGTTGTGGCCAAACTTTTTAAATGCCCTAAAAAAGACCAATCTGGAATGAGAtgataaaaaagcacaaatgggtgtagtcaggtgtccacaaacctttggccatatagtgtacaatGTGATATGTACAAGACCTTAGATTTCAGCTGTGGGTCAGCGAGCAGCGTTTATTTTGTTAGTATAATGCACTTGTCCTTGTCAAAGCAGCGCAGCCATCTGGTATTAAGCAGATAAAGTGATTACCTTTGGAGATTTTCAAGCCTTACACAATGTTACATAATGTCCAGAGTCATACTGGTTTGTTAATTAACTAGCAAAATACTCCTGTTAAGGGTCACAGCAGTGGATCATTGCTCTGCAACACTCCATGCAACCCTCTTATTTGAACTGGGCTTGGAAGCAGCGCTGTCAGTGCGCTGGCTCATGCAAACACCAGtgactgtttgttttgtttttttcctgcccAGAAATAGAATTTGGGGGAAAGAGCATGGGATCCTTATATAGGGATGGGTATTGTTGACATTATATTGATACCGATACCGagaatgatatatttttttttacataaaaaggaccctcaaaaaataaaaaagagagatttcCTCAGCATACTACAGCAAAACATATTTGaaatttgttttggattttaCCGATGCTAATAGCTAGATGGGATCGTAATCTCTAATAACCGAATAGTAACCGATAaatttttaaatggatactggatagaAAACAAACATATCACTATGTATAATAGtaatgaactttattacaaaaaaaaaaccaagtactgatttatataaatgtattcattatattaataaaagtatgtatttatttattattaattaataaatataattaataaattataaataatatatttaatacagcGCTCTCTGTGTACCATGCAGTCtttcctaaaaaaacaaacagcaagtgGCACCATTGATTTGCCTCTGGAGGTTCTGCGCTCGTAATAACGGCGGCccagaagccggaaaaactagtTTTTTTAAAGGATAGTTTTACCAATCAACAATCGGTGTCGATTTATGGTGTTCCTAAAGACTACTAGTGCTAACTAAAGACTTATTTTATGAGGCAGGAGATTTGCAGTTGGAGCTGGAGCAAGGAGATGACAGAGACATAGTAATACAGCGCTTTGCTAGAGGTAGATGATGGGTTTTGTTTGCAAACGTTTCATTATATTACTAATGTTGCACTGTCCAAAAAATACCAGTTCTCTGTACCCATCTCTATCCTTAACTACTAGACTCATGTGGGTGCAAGTTTTTATTCCAGCTAAGCAGAAGCCACACCGAGTCTATTGAAAGCCAAAATTAACTGACTAAATGGGTGGAATCAGTTGTGGCTCCTGCTTTGCCGGAATAagaacctgcacccacaccggcccTGGATTGTTGATAAGACTTGACACACCGGCTTTACACCAGGGAACTAATTAACTAGCAGAATAgagaaacataaataaaaaaaatagatgattaATTAGatgagctggctttgtttttAGATTCGACCGAATGGGATCTGGCGGGCCTCTCTTCATCGACATCACATGGCATCCAGCAGGAGATCCTGGTTCAGACAAAGAAACCTCATCCATGATGATCGCTAGCACAGCGGTCAACTACTGCGGGCTGGAGAGTGTGCTGCACCTCACTTGCTGCAAGCAAACAAAAGATAAGCTCACATCTCATCTGAGCAAGGCCAAGCAGTTGGGACTGAAGAACATCATGGCGCTGAGGGGAGGTTAGAGTGGTACCAACCATACTTTTGTGTATTAGATTCTGTCACAAAGCGTATTACAAAACCATTTCTGCGTAGATCCTGTGGGTGCTGActgggaagaagaagaaggagggtTCAACTACGCTGTAGATTTGGTGAAGCACATCTGCAGCGAATTCGATGATTACTTTGACATTTGTGTTGCTGGTAAGTCAAAAATGACCGGTTTGGGAAGTTCTATCCTGTGTACTGTTTCACTGAAACGCCTGAAGTCCATCAGCTAACTTTGTATGTTGGATCATGTGGGCTGGGAAAACGTAATGCTCGCagtattttatacaattttttcaAAATGCTTTCTGTGATGACTAGGCTACCCGACTGGGCACCCAGAGGCTGAGAGCTATGAAGCGGAcctgaaacatttaaaagagAAAGTCGATGCAGGAGCACACTTTGTCGTGACTCAGCTCTTTTTCAGAGCTGAGACGTTTCTGAAATTCCTTAAGGACTGCAGAGCTATAGGCATCACCTGTCCCATTCTGCCAGGAATCTTCCCCCTTCAGGTATAAACCAAGCAATTAAAGTATACCAATTCTGGTAGCTTGTTGTTCTATAACACGTCTGACAATAGTTTTTACACGACATTGGAttgttgtatttatatattttcttcttcacAGGGTTATCACTCCTTACGTCAACTTGTCAAATTGTCAAAGCTGGAGGTGCCAGATGAGATCATGGAAGTGATTGAGCCCATCAAAGATAATGACGCTGCCATCCGCAACTATGGCATCCAGCAGGCTGTAGATATGTGCAAGGTGCTGTTGAACAGCGGTGAAGTCCCTGGCTTGCACTTCTATACACTCAACAGGGAGGTGGCTACAACCGAAGTGCTCCGACAGCTTGGCTTATGGGCCGAGGACCCTCGGTGAGCAAATCAAAGATAGCACTTTAGCTCTGCAGTGGATTAATTTTGAATTGGTTTTAAATAATGCTGAAAgagtaaatgtatgttttatcaTATGTTTGCggcagaattgttgacattgagGTAATCTTTTTAAAAGGCGACCTCTGCCCTGGGCTGTTAGTGCTAATCCTAAACGAAAGATGGAGGACGTCAGGCCGATTTTCTGGTCCACAAGGTCCAAAAGCTACATCTATAGGACACAGGATTGGGATGATTTTCCCAATGGAAGATGGTacgtagatgtgtgtgtgtgtgtgtgtgtgtgtgtgtgtgtgtgtgtgtgtgtgtgtgtgtgtgtgtgtgtgtgtgtgtgtgtgtgtgtgtgtgtgtgtttatttattttttatatatatatatatatatatatatatatatatatatatatatatatatatatatatatatatatatatatatatttatgtatatacatttatatttgtttctaaTGTGTTCTAAATATTTCAGTACCTTTTTGttgtaataattttaatacatttaggaaaaaatatcaaatgctTTGTTTCATTCAAACACGTGCTATATAATTTGCTTCCATTTCAGGGGCAACTCCTCATCTCCAGCCTTTGGAGAGCTGACCGATTACTATTTGTTCTACCTGAAGAGCAAGTCCCCTAAAGAAGCCCTGTTAAAGATGTGGGGAGAGGAGCTCATGAATGAGCAGAGTGTATATGAAGTCTTCACTAACTATATTATAGCACAGCCCAACCAAAATGGACACAAGGTAGAGGGACTCTGATTACAGATACTTCACAAAACCTAGGACAGCTTATGTGTGCTTGTCTACatacatttctattattataacCTGTATAGTTATAGTCTGTTACATGGCAGTTCAAAAATAACTAAAGAATATGCATACACACCGATCAGCCTGAATAGAGACAAAAGACCATGCAAACAGATAATACAAAACAGTACAGGACAGGTACGCAAAGTAGCGCCAACCAGTATACATTCTGTATAATATGTTGTAGAGTACAATAtgcaaaataaagagaactGTAAACAAAGAGGGTACTTGTAAACATTTGCTTCTGTATCATAG includes:
- the mthfr gene encoding methylenetetrahydrofolate reductase, with translation MVNQREENGWQALKSDSSGASNSGESSKESSRCSTPVGESDRGTRLRDKMRRRIESGDRWFSLEFFPPRTAGGAVNLISRFDRMGSGGPLFIDITWHPAGDPGSDKETSSMMIASTAVNYCGLESVLHLTCCKQTKDKLTSHLSKAKQLGLKNIMALRGDPVGADWEEEEGGFNYAVDLVKHICSEFDDYFDICVAGYPTGHPEAESYEADLKHLKEKVDAGAHFVVTQLFFRAETFLKFLKDCRAIGITCPILPGIFPLQGYHSLRQLVKLSKLEVPDEIMEVIEPIKDNDAAIRNYGIQQAVDMCKVLLNSGEVPGLHFYTLNREVATTEVLRQLGLWAEDPRRPLPWAVSANPKRKMEDVRPIFWSTRSKSYIYRTQDWDDFPNGRWGNSSSPAFGELTDYYLFYLKSKSPKEALLKMWGEELMNEQSVYEVFTNYIIAQPNQNGHKVMCLPWHDEPLAPETNMLKDQLEKVNRRGILTINSQPNINGKPSSDPVVGWGPPGGYVFQKAYLEFFTSSENVNALLQVLKKYEPRVNYHIVNVRGKNITNAHDMQPNAVTWGIFPGREIIQPTVVDPVSFMYWKDEAFALWIEQWGKLYEDESPSRMIIQYIHDNYFLVNLVDNDFPLESCIWQVIDDMFELLSAPPKPLEVHTD